The following coding sequences are from one Salmo trutta chromosome 36, fSalTru1.1, whole genome shotgun sequence window:
- the LOC115175317 gene encoding alpha-1,3-mannosyl-glycoprotein 2-beta-N-acetylglucosaminyltransferase, producing the protein MVRKRGSLILCGAFLFVACNGLLLLFLWGRTPIGRFGGGGGAEPGGREEWGVAKIKGGGTNLAGDVIRLAEEVESELETQKELLKQIQSHRSLWEKRKGMGKRQTDGGKVENEEGHKPPPQLSAVPPKDDSENKDQSQEENTPELIITAVQDPKVDTKLDNEIKELTDYTKLEVTVISPQVVIPILVIACDRVTVKRSLDKLIQYRPSAELYPIIVSQDCGHAETAQVIGSYGSQVTHISQPDLSDIRVRPEHRKFQGYYKIARHYRWALNQVFNTLSHSTVVIVEDDLEVAPDFFEYFRALHPILTSDPTLWCVSAWNDNGREGLVDPGKADLLYRTDFFPGLGWMLLKDIWAELEPKWPTAFWDDWMRHPEQRKERSCIRPEISRTMTFGRKGVSLGQFFDQYLRYIKLNTDFVPFTKQDLSYLMKENFDVNFVKQVYSAPLIKVEELQQRGGLAGTGPYRVQYSSRDNFKVLARNLGVMDDLKSGVPRAGYRGVVSFLSRGRRVFLTPPEGWTKYDVSWS; encoded by the exons ATGGTTCGCAAGAGAGGCTCCCTTATCTTGTGTGGAGCTTTCCTATTCGTCGCCTGCAATGGCTTGCTTCTCCTGTTCCTTTGGGGACGAACTCCCATTGGTCGCTTTGGGGGAGGGGGCGGGGCTGAACCAGGGGGGCGGGAAGAGTGGGGCGTGGCCAAAATAAAAGGGGGTGGGACTAATCTGGCTGGCGATGTGATCCGATTGGCCGAAGAGGTAGAATCGGAACTTGAGACCCAGAAGGAACTTCTGAAGCAGATTCAGAGTCACAGGTCACTATGGGAAAAGAGGAAAGGGATGGGAAAAAGGCAGACGGATGGAGGGAAGGTAGAAAATGAGGAGGGACACAAACCACCGCCACAGTTGTCTGCAGTACCTCCAAAGGACGATTCAGAGAACAAGGACCAAAGTCAAGAGGAAAATACACCGGAATTGATCATTACAGCAGTCCAAGACCCTAAAGTAGATACAAAACTGGACAATGAAATAAAAGAGCTGACCgactacaccaaactggaagttaCTGTCATCAGCCCACAAGTTGTCATTCCCATATTGGTCATCGCCTGTGACAGGGTGACCGTGAAAAGGAGTCTTGACAAGTTGATTCAATACCGCCCCTCTGCAGAACTCTACCCAATCATAGTTAGTCAGGACTGTGGCCATGCTGAGACAGCCCAAGTGATTGGCTCATATGGCAGTCAGGTGACCCACATTAGCCAACCAGACCTCTCGGACATCCGGGTACGGCCGGAGCACAGGAAGTTCCAGGGCTACTATAAGATTGCCAGACACTACCGCTGGGCCCTCAACCAGGTGTTCAATACACTCTCTCACTCCACCGTAGTGATCGTGGAAGATGACTTGGAG gtgGCCCCAGACTTCTTTGAGTACTTCCGTGCCCTCCACCCCATCTTGACCTCTGACCCCaccctgtggtgtgtgtctgcctgGAACGACAACGGCAGGGAGGGGCTGGTGGACCCTGGGAAGGCGGACCTCCTCTACAGGACAGACTTCTTCCCTGGGCTGGGCTGGATGCTGCTGAAGGACATCTGGGCAGAACTAGAACCCAAGTGGCCCACGGCCTTCTGGGACGACTGGATGCGTCACCCCGAGCAGCGTAAAGAGCGCTCCTGCATCCGCCCAGAGATCTCCAGAACTATGACCTTCGGACGTAAGGGTGTCAGCTTGGGTCAGTTCTTTGACCAGTATCTGCGTTATATTAAACTCAACACTGACTTTGTGCCTTTCACCAAACAGGATCTGTCTTACTTGATGAAGGAGAACTTTGACGTGAACTTTGTGAAGCAGGTTTACAGCGCCCCTCTGATTAAGGTGGAGGAGCTACAACAACGGGGTGGTTTGGCGGGAACTGGTCCGTACCGGGTGCAATATTCCAGCCGGGACAATTTTAAGGTTCTGGCCCGTAACTTAGGGGTGATGGATGACTTGAAATCGGGGGTTCCCCGTGCGGGTTACAGGGGTGTGGTTAGCTTCCTGTCCCGTGGACGACGGGTCTTCTTGACCCCACCTGAGGGATGGACAAAGTATGACGTCAGCTGGAGCTGA